From the genome of Candidatus Polarisedimenticolaceae bacterium:
GAGTCCCAGGGCGACCCGCGGCTCGGTCCCGCGCGGCGCCCAGAACGGCGCCGGCGGAGTGTCGAGCCGCTCGGAGATCAACGCGGCGCCGGGTGGAAAGCGCCCGGGCTTCCCTTTCGTCTCCGCCGGTGCGGGATCGCCCGAGGCGATCTCCCAGAGTCCGCTCTGCTCCATGCGGCGCAGGCGATCCCAGAAGAGGAACGACACGTCGCGCGCCTCTGGGCGGCCGGTCTCGAGGAACATGACGGCGGGCCACCGCAGCTCTCTCAGCACGGGATCGGCCGCCTCGTAGGTCCCGAGGTAGCCCTGGTCGAACGTCACGAGGAGCGCGCGCGCGGGGAGCCTGCTCTCGCCCCGGTACGCCGCCGACAATTCTGCGAGCGTCACGGGCTGCCAGCCGGCGGCGGCGAGCCCGCGTAGCTCGTCCCGGAGGCGGAGCCGGTCGAGGTTCCGTCCGTCGGGCATCGCCACGATCCGGTCGAAGGCGAGGACGACGAAGCGTCCGTCGGACTCCGGCGGGGCGGGCGTGCGAACGACGAGACGGATCCGGCGATTGAGCCACGCGTCGACCGAAGCCCAGAGGACGAGCGCGATCGCGATCGTCGCGATCCAGGTGCGGCGATCGCGCGCGAAGGTCCGGGACCGCAGGATCTCGGTCGAGCTCACGGCCGGCCTAGCGGGTCCCCCAATGGTTCCGCCTCACGGTCACGAGCGCGTAGTAGGTCTGCCAGACGAGCACGAGCATGTAGAAGATGCTGAACGCGAGTCCGTAGAACCAGAGGCTCGTCTTGTGGCGCACGAGGTAGACCAAGCCGTAGAGGAGGGCCATCAGGGTCGTTCCATAGATGTAGAGGTACGAAAACTGGCCGAGCCCGGCGAGCGGCAGAACGAGAGCCACGAAGACGACCGCCGGCGAGACCAACGGGAAGACGACGCCGAGGTAGAAGAAGAACGCGGCGAGCGGATGCCGCTTCCACAGAAACAGCGACGCGAGGAGGCTCTCGCGAATCCAGGACTTCTTCCAGCGGAGCTGCTGCCGGAAGAACTGTCCGAGCCGTTCGGGCACGATCGTGGAGCAGACCGCGGTGCTGTCGTAGATGACGCGCCAGCGGCGCAGCATGAAGTTCGTGAGGCTCCGGTCGTCGCCGAAGGTCGCCGGGCGGCCGAGGAACGACTGCGCCAGCCAGACGTCCAGAACCTCGAGAAGGCGCGTGCGTCGGTAAGCCGCGAGGCAGCCCGAGCAGCACGTCACCGTCGAGAAGAGCGACTCCGCGGATTTCACGATCCGGAACGCCACGTAGTAGCGCACCTCCTGCATCTTCGTGAGGAAGTTGACGCCGGCGTTCGCGACCTTGCCGTGCCCGCAGACCGCGGCCACCTCCGGATCGGCGAAGCCCTGAACGATGCGGGCGAGCGCGTCGCGACGGACGAAGCTGTCGGAGTCGACGTACACGACGAAGTCGCCGGTCGCGCGCCTGGCGGCCGCGGCCATCCCGAACCGCTTGCCGAGGTTCGTCTCGAAGCGGATCAGCTCGAGGGACGGGTGCCGCTCCCGGGCGCGAACGAGCGCGTCCCAGGTTCCGTCGGTCGAACCGTCGTCGACCGCGATGACCTGGAGCCGGTCCTGCGGGTAATCGCTCGCGAAGATGCAGTCGAGCGTCTTGCCGATCGAGCCTTCCTCGTTCTTGCACGAGAGCGCGACGGTGATCGGCGGACGCAAGCCGAGATCGCGCGGGGGCCGGTAGAAGCACGCGAGCGCGATGCGCGAGAGGATGTAGCTCGAGATGAGGATCCCGTAGAGATTGACCAGCGGGTGGTACCAGAAGTAGTAGAGGTTGTTCCCGCGCAGCCAGACCACGTCGGCCGCGGTGGCCACGATGAGAATGAGGCCCAGCCACGGGAGCACGAGGTCGAACCAGGCGAGCGCGCGACGGAGGCGTGAGACCGGCAGCTCGACGCCGTAGGCGTACGGCAGCGCGGGATCGGTGGTGTCGCCCTCGATCTCTCTGACGACGCGGGCCTGGATGGCATCGCGCGCGCGCAGCGCCTCCGGCATCGACTGCCGGTCGCGAAGCGTCGGCTTCCACGCGATCCGGATCCATTCGCCGTGCTCGAGCGCGTGGTCGGTCACGATCTTCGCGCCCTGAGATCCGAGATCGGTGACGGCACCGCGTCCTGCCGCGCCCCGCGGGAACCGGAGGGACGACTTGAAGAACACCGGCATGGAATGCGCGGCTCGCGGCGCACGCCGTCGCTCCGTGCCCGGAAGCGGCGCACTGACCGTCGAGCCCGCGTCTGTGTGCGGTGCTCCCATCAACCGATCACCGGACTCTCCCCAACCTCGCGTGCCGCGGTGCGCGTGCGACAAGTCTACGACGTCACGCGAGACGCTGCCGGTGTCGGATCGCCTAACTTTCGTTGCAGTCTTGGCCGGAAATCACGACAACCCGGAAACACTCACCAGAGCGGTGTGCCGTCCGGTCCTCTCACGTTGAGCGTCGTGCGCTGCTTCTTGATCTGGTGGACGAGGAAGACCGGCGAGCCGTCGGCGCTCTGGCTCCAGCACCCTCTGACCTCGAGCTGGTCGCCGACCGCGAGTGCGACGTCGAGCATGGCGAGGAACCGTGCAGGCGCCACGTCGACGTGAGGCGCCTTGTCCTTTTCTCCCTCGATCGTCAGGTTGACGCCGTCCTTCCCCATCCAGTCGGGGATCGTCTTCACGTCGACCACCTTGCCGCTGACCACGACCTCGTCCTTCACGGAGTAGGCCGGCGCCTTAGTGCTGGCGCCGTCGGCCATCGCGAGGAGAGGAAGCAGGAGCGCCGCACCGAATCCGATCGCGCGCGTCATGGGGACCTCCTTCTAACCCGGACCCGAGGAAACGTTAGCGCCGGGAGCGGGAGGTCACCGGACCGGTCCGGTCGTCTTGCGCGCGCGTCGACCGCTAGCGCGCCGTCATCGCCGCGACGTCGAACACGTCGAGCGGCCGCGTCTCGCTCTCTAGGTCGTTCGCGTCGCGAACCGCGAGCGCCGCCATGTTGACGATGTCGGCGACCTCGTTCGACGGGATCATGACGTACACCGGCTTGCGCATGCCGACGAGCAGAGGCCCGTACACTTCGGCGGCGCCGAGCTTGCCGAGGAGACGGCAGGCGATGTTGGCGGCCTCGAGATTCGGGCACACGAGGACGTTCGCGCCCTCCTTGAGCGTGCTGAACGGGTAGAGCGCCTCGATGATCTCGGGCGAGACGGCGGTATCGGCCATGACCTCGCCGTCGACGATGAGCTCGGGCGCCCTCTGCTTCACGATCTCGGCGGCCCGCGCCATCTTCTCCGCCTTCGGGTGGCGCGTGCTGCCGAAATTGCTGAACGAGAGCATGGCGACGCGCGGCGTGATGTCGAACGTCCGCACCTTCTTCGCCGCGAGGATCGCGATGTCCGCCAAGGCCTCGGCGCTCGGATCGATGTTCACGGTGGCGTCGGTGATGAAGAGGACGTTCTTCTTGAGGACGAGCATGTAGACGCCGGCGATCGTGCTGATCCCGGGGAGCGGCCGGATGATCTGGAGCGCCGGCCGGATCGTCGCCGGGTAGTTCTGCGTCAGGCCGGCGACGATGCCGTCCGCGTCCCCGGCCTCGACCATCATCATCCCGTAGTTGATCATCCGGAGCATCTGGCGCTCGGCGTCCCGGCGCGTCATCCCTTTCCGCCGGCGCAGGCGGTGGTAGGCGTCGACGTAGTGCTCGCGTCGCGGCGAGCGCACCGGATCGACGATCTCGACTCCCTCGAGATCGAGGCCGAGCGACCGGATCGCCTCGCGGATCGTCCCCTCGTTGCCGAGGAGGATCGGGCGCGCGATCCCCTCGTCGACGATGATCTGGCTCGCGCGCAGGACCTTCATCTCCGCCCCTTCGGGGAAGACGATCCGCCGCGGCGCGCGCTGCGCTTTGTGGATGACCCGCCGCATGATCTCCTTGCCGTGGGAGAGGCGGCTCTCGAGGGCGTCGCGGTACGCGACGAGATCGGCGATCGGCTTGCGCGCGACGCCGCTCTCCATCGCCGCCTTCGCGACCGCCGGCGCCAGCCACAGCAGCACCCGCGGGTCGAGAGGCTTGGGAATCAGGTAGTCGCGGCCGAAACGGATCGGTGCGCCGCCGTAGGCCTTGATGACGCTGTCGGGCACGTCTGCCTTGGCGAGCGCGGCGAGGGCGTGGGCCGCGGCGAGCTTCATCGGGTCGTTGATCGCCGTCGCC
Proteins encoded in this window:
- a CDS encoding phosphate acyltransferase, whose product is KRLADIDVFDLELDAEEPDRFIEAVATFEPTFAAINLEDIKAPECFYIEEKLKQRMKIPVFHDDQHGTAIISGAALLNALELVGKRIDEVKVVFSGAGAAGIACAKFYLALGVRKENLTLVDTKGVVYRGRREGMNPYKEFFAIDTDRRTLADAMQGADVFAGVSVAGTVTQAMVRAMAHDPIVLAMANPDPEIAHEDALAARPDVVMATGRSDYPNQVNNVLGFPFIFRGALDVMATAINDPMKLAAAHALAALAKADVPDSVIKAYGGAPIRFGRDYLIPKPLDPRVLLWLAPAVAKAAMESGVARKPIADLVAYRDALESRLSHGKEIMRRVIHKAQRAPRRIVFPEGAEMKVLRASQIIVDEGIARPILLGNEGTIREAIRSLGLDLEGVEIVDPVRSPRREHYVDAYHRLRRRKGMTRRDAERQMLRMINYGMMMVEAGDADGIVAGLTQNYPATIRPALQIIRPLPGISTIAGVYMLVLKKNVLFITDATVNIDPSAEALADIAILAAKKVRTFDITPRVAMLSFSNFGSTRHPKAEKMARAAEIVKQRAPELIVDGEVMADTAVSPEIIEALYPFSTLKEGANVLVCPNLEAANIACRLLGKLGAAEVYGPLLVGMRKPVYVMIPSNEVADIVNMAALAVRDANDLESETRPLDVFDVAAMTAR
- a CDS encoding glycosyltransferase, translating into MPVFFKSSLRFPRGAAGRGAVTDLGSQGAKIVTDHALEHGEWIRIAWKPTLRDRQSMPEALRARDAIQARVVREIEGDTTDPALPYAYGVELPVSRLRRALAWFDLVLPWLGLILIVATAADVVWLRGNNLYYFWYHPLVNLYGILISSYILSRIALACFYRPPRDLGLRPPITVALSCKNEEGSIGKTLDCIFASDYPQDRLQVIAVDDGSTDGTWDALVRARERHPSLELIRFETNLGKRFGMAAAARRATGDFVVYVDSDSFVRRDALARIVQGFADPEVAAVCGHGKVANAGVNFLTKMQEVRYYVAFRIVKSAESLFSTVTCCSGCLAAYRRTRLLEVLDVWLAQSFLGRPATFGDDRSLTNFMLRRWRVIYDSTAVCSTIVPERLGQFFRQQLRWKKSWIRESLLASLFLWKRHPLAAFFFYLGVVFPLVSPAVVFVALVLPLAGLGQFSYLYIYGTTLMALLYGLVYLVRHKTSLWFYGLAFSIFYMLVLVWQTYYALVTVRRNHWGTR